CCGGCGCCGACGGCCGGCAGGCGACGAGAGCGGCGAGCAGCAAGGCGAGGCCAAAGCGCGATGGCCAGGGTACGGCGACGAGCGGCATCGCCGCGCATTCTGCCAGAGACCCCGGCGCATTCGCGGATGGCTGGCCACTGCTGAGCCACCTTGGTGCGGGCTGGGTGCGCGCAGCCAGCGCACTGAGCGGGCGCGACCAACGGCTTGATGACTTTGCCCACAGTCGAACAAATAAATACCTCACAAGTGATGACTATTTTGACAGTGTCTAAATATATTCAGGTTTTTAGTACATTTTACGGATGTATTTGGCTATTTTTTCCCACTTCATGATTGTTGCTGCTGATTGCTCCTGAAGCTGAACGGCTCCAACCAGTAGTGGGCAAGAAAATCGCGAGTTCCGGACCCCGCTGCGTGAAAGTGGCTGACCTCGGTGCTGGCTTCGCGCATGACCCGCGGGTTTCGGGCGCCTGAGCGGACTTGAGTATTCCGCCCTATGGGGCCGGGAGACTCCCTCAGTTCACGGCATCCGGCGGGCGTCCGACGTATCCTTGACGGATGATCGGACTCCTGCAGCGCGTCTCCTCGGCGAGCGTCACCGTGGCTGGCGAGACTATCGCAGTGATCGGCGGCGGCTTGCTGGTGCTGGTCGCGGTGGAGAAGGGCGATGCCGCGGCTCAGGCGCAGCGGCTGGCCGAACGCCTGCTGGCCTACCGGGTTTTCGAGGACGAAGGCGGACGCATGAACCGCGATGTGCGCGAGGCGCAGGGCAGCGTATTGCTGGTGCCCCAGTTCACGCTGGCCGCCACCACGGACCGGGGCAATCGTCCGAGCTTCAGCGCCGCCGCCGAACCCGCCGCCGGTCGGGAGCTGTTCGAGCTGCTGGTGCGCGAGATGGCCACGCGTTTTCCGCGAGTCAGCATGGGACGTTTCGGCGCCAACATGGCAGTCAGCCTGGTCAACGACGGACCGGTGACCTTCTGGCTGCGCGTCGCTCCGGAGGCTGCGCAGGCGTGAGCCGCAGGCCGGTGCAGCGCCGCCCTGCAACAGGTTCCAGCGCCCGGTGATGCAGCCGTGCACGGGGCCTTTGCGGGATATGCCGTATCATTGACTGCAACTTCCCGGGCATGGATCGCCCGTCCTTCATGGAGTAAGTGACATGGGTTCATTGAGCATCTGGCACTGGCTGATCGTGCTGCTGATCGCCGTGGTCATTTTCGGTACCAAGCGGCTCGGGTCCATCGGGACGGATCTCGGCACCGCGGTGAAGGGCTTCCGCAAGGCCATGGCGGATGCCGACGCCGAGGATGACGAGGCGCCCCAGAAGAAGCTGAAGAAGCAGGCTGACTCGACGTTCGACGAGAACCAGAAAGAGGCCGCCGGCAAGAAGTCTGGTTGAGCGGGCCATGTTTGACGTCGGCTTCTGGGAGCTCGTGGTCATCTTCGTCATCGGGCTGCTCGTCCTCGGGCCCGAACGGCTGCCGCGTGTAGCCACCCAGATCGGGCAGTGGGCCGGCAAGGCGCGCCGTATGGCCCGCATGCTGGGCAACCAGTTGCAGGACGAGATGAACGCGGTGGATCCGCGTCGCATCATGGATCCGCCGCCGGCGCCCCGGCCCACGGCCACCTCCGCCTGGAGCCGGCCGGGGGTGGACGACCTGAAAGCGGACGCACCGACCGTCGACGAGCACCCCGGCGATGCCGGCGAGCCGCGGTCGGAGGCACCCACGGGCAACAGCCAGCCCTGATTCGCAATCCGGCCTACGCCCATGGCAAACCCCGGCGATGAGCGCGAGGAAGAGGTGCTCGAAGAAGCGCCGCTCCTCACCCACCTGACCGAGCTGCGCGACCGCCTGCTGCGGGCCGTCGCCGCGGTACTGGTGGTGTTCGCGATCCTGGCGCCCTTCGCCCGCAGGATCTTTTCCGTGGTGGCGCAGCCCCTGATCGCGCAGTTGCCGGAAGGCGCCACCATGATCGCCACCCAGGTGGCATCGCCCTTCGTGACACCGATCAAGACGACTTTCTTTGTCGCTCTCTTCATCGCCATGCCCGTGGTGATCTACCAGACCTGGGCATTCGTCGCGCCCGGCCTCTACCGCAAGGAGCGGCGTTTTGCGGTGCCGCTGCTCGTGAGCAGCGTGATCCTTTTCTACATCGGTGCGGCGTTTGCCTATTTCCTGGTGTTTCCGACGGTGTTCCGGTTTCTCGCCGCGACGACGCCCGAGGGCGTGACCATGATGACCGACATCGCGAGCTATCTCGACTTTGCGCTGCTGACTTCTTTCTCCTTCGGCGCTGCCTTCGAGGTGCCAATCGCTACGGTACTGCTGATCGGCACCGGGATCGTGTCGGCCGAGACCCTGGCGCGCCAGCGCGCCTATGTGTTTCTCGGCGCGTTCATCGTTGCCGCCGTGCTCACGCCGCCGGATGTCGTTTCCCAGATCATGCTGGCAGTGCCCATGTATCTGCTCTTCGAGGCCGGCCTGGTGCTGGCGCGAACGCTCTACCCGGCGACAGCCGACGACAGCAGCACCGGCAAGAGCGCCGCATGAATGCGGCCGACGCAGGCCATCTGCCTGGTCCGCGTTCGAGTCGTTTCAGCAGGCTGCGGAATTGGGGTACCGCCCGCGTACGCTCTGCGTGGTGCACGCCGGTCGATGTACCACGCCAGGCCTGCTGATCGCCGTACCGACTGCTTCCGGTTGCGCATGTCTGCCGATTGACGGCCCGAGGGGAGGCCGCGAATGGAGCTTCAACGCGAGCTGACACTGCGTGCACTCGTGCTCGGCGGCGTGCTCGCCGTGCTGCTCGGCGCTGCCAACGCCTACCTCGGGCTGTTCGCTGGCATGACGGTCTCGGCCTGCATCCCATCAGCGGTGATCTCCATGGGAGTGCTGCGGCTGCTCGGCCACGGCGGGATCCGCGAGAACACCATGGTCATGACCCAGGCCTCAGCCGGCGAAGCCATCGCCGCGGCGGCCATCTTCACGTTGCCCGCGATGGTGCTGCTCGGGGTATGGGAGCGCTTTCCGTACCTGTGGGTCACCGCGATCGCCCTCATCGGCGGCATGCTCGGCGTACTGCTGACGATTCCCCTGCGTCGGGCACTGATCGTCGAGCAGCGGCTGAAATTCCCCGAGGGCACTGCAGTCGCCGAGGTGTTGCGGGCTGGCGAACGTGCGGGCGGGGCACTGCGAGCGCTCGTCGCTTCGGGCCTGCTCGGGGCCGCGATCAAGTTCTGCGAAACCGGCCTGCGGCTTTGGCCCGGCACCGCGCAGGTTGCCGGGTTCATCGGAAACGGTCTCGTCTACGCCGGTGCCAATCTGTCGCCGGCGCTGCTCGGCATCGGCTACATCGTCGGTTTGAATGTCGCCATTCTGGTCTTCCTCGGCAGCATGCTCTCCTGGAACATCGCCATCCCGATCTACGCAGCATGGTTCGCGCCTGGTGACCCGGCACTCGCGCCGGCGCTCGCCGCCGGGATCCCGGCCGCCGACCTCGCCTATGAGATCTGGTCGCGCAAGATCCGCTACCTGGGGGTCGGTGCGATGCTGGTCGGCGGGTTATGGGCCCTGGTGGCGATCCGTCACTCGCTCGCCTCCGGCGTGCAAAGCGGCCTGCGGCAGTTCCGCCGCTCGAACCAGGGAGAGACCGCCCTGGCCGAGCGCGATCTGCCCATGCCCTGGGTGCTCGCCGGCATCATCGCCTGTGTCTTCCCGATCTTCGGTCTCTACCAGCAGATCGTGACGAGTTTCGGCATTGCTGCCGCCATGGCTGTGACGATGCTGGTCGCGTCCTTCCTGTTCTCATCCGTCGCCGCCTACATGGCGGGCCTGGTCGGATCCTCGAACAACCCGATTTCGGGCGTCACGATGGCCACCATGCTGTTGTCCTCGTTGCTGCTGCTCGCGCTGCTCGGCAACGACACGCGCGGCCCGGCGGCTGCGATCATGATTGGCGCAGTGGTCTGCTGCGCGGCCTCGCTCGGGGGCGACCTGCTGCAGGATCTGAAGACCGGCGAACTGGTCGGTGCCACTCCCTGGAAACAGCAACTCGCGCTCGCCGGTGGCGTGCTGGTGTCGGTGTTCGTGATGGCGCCGGTGCTGAACCTGCTCCTCGGTGCCTACGGCATCGGCGTGCCGACGCCGGAACATCCGAATCCGCTGGTGGCGCCACAGGCGACCCTGATGGCCTCGGTGGCGCAGGGCGTGTTCGGCGGCGGGCTGCCCTGGGTCATGGTTGGGACGGGTGCGGCGATTGGCGTTGCGATCGTCATTGCGGACGAGTGGCTGCGGCGTCGTGGCGCGTCGTTTCGTGCGCCGGTCCTGGCGGTGGCTGTGGGCATCTACCTGCCGCTGGAAGTAAACACACCGATTTTCGTCGGTGGCCTGATCGCCTGGGCCGTGCAGCGACAGACTGGCAGGGAGGACTCCGGCGCCGGTTCCGGGACGTTGTTCGCGGCGGGACTGATCACCGGCGAAGCGCTGGTCGGAATTCTGCTCGCCATTCCCATCGTCCTGACCGGCAGCACCGAGGTGTTCGCCGTCCCTGCGGCGTTTCGTCCCGGCGCTCTTGCGGGACTCGCGGCCGTGCTGCTCACCGCGGAGCTGTTGTACCGGATCGCGCGCCGGTGACCGCACCCGCTCCGGGCGTTTTGGCTTATCAGCCGATCGCTGGCAGGATGGCGGCAGCCATCAGAAAAGCCCAGATCGCAACCAGTGGAGATCCGTCATGCCTGCCTACATTGTCTCGTTGTGCGAATTCACCAACATGACGCCGGCCCTGAAGGAGTACGCGCAGAAGTCAGCCGACCTCCTGCACAAGCACGGCGGCAAGTACATCGTGCGCAGCAAGCCCGTAGAAGTCATGGAAGGCGACAAGATGCCAGGCAAGTCCATGATCATCGTCGAGTTTCCGACCATGGAGCAACTGCTGGCCTATCTCAAGGGGGACGAATACCAGAAGGGCACCAAGCATCTGCGCCAGGGTACGGGCATCTACGACATCGCGATCTACGAGTCGCCACCCCCGCACATGCAATAAGAGCCGCTGGGGTGTTCCTCCCGGCGGCAAGGCCGAGGTCGGTCACCGTGGGCTGACGCGGTGGTCCCGCGCAGGCGCAGAATCCGGATCAGCCCGCGCCGATCCGGCCGACGATCATGAAGGTGCCCTCGGCTTCGGCCACCAGCGCGTGGTCGTCCGTGCGCACGGCCTTGCCACTGAGCATCGCCAGCGGCCCCTTGCGCTTGAGCAGCCGGCCTTCCAGCCGCAGCGACTGGCCGAGTTCCAGCGGCTCGCGATAGCGTACCTCGCAGCGCGCGGTATGACCGCGCATGCCTTGCAGGAACAGCCAGTTGGCCATGACGTCGTCGAGTGCGCTGAAGATGATGCCGCCGTGCACGAGCCGCTCATAGCCACAGTGGAAGGGCCCGGGGGTAAACTCCGTGCGGCAGACTTCCTCCTCCATGCGGAATCGCAGTCGCAGCCCGAGGGGATTGCCCGGTCCGCAGACGAAACACTGGTTGGCATCGACGGCAAGATCGGTCATGGCGTTTTTTCCGGTGCGGGCTGCTGAACGGTGCCGCGGCCGGCGCGCTTGTCTCGCCCGGCCGCCAAACCTATCCTAACCCGAGGCGGCAGCAGTTCTGCGCGCCCGCCCCCGGAGAGCCGTGGCATACGATCCCGACAACATTTTCGCGAAGATCCTGCGCGGCGAAATACCCGCCTTTCGCGTGTACGAGGACGAGCACACGCTGGCCATCATGGATGTGATGCCGCAGGCCGACGGTCACACCCTGGTCCTGCCGAAGTCGCCGGCCGAGAACCTCTTCGACCTCGATCCGGGCGCCGCGGCCGCCGTTATCCGGACGGGCCAGAAAATCGCGCGTGCCGTACGTGCGGCGTTCGCTGCCGACGGAGTCACGCTGATGCAGTTCAACGGCGCTGCCGCGGGCCAGACGGTGTTCCATTTTCACCTGCATGTGCTGCCGCGTCATGCCGAGCGCCCGCTACGCAGCCACGGCCGCCGCATGGCCGACGCGGCCACACTCGAGGAACACGCGCGGCGCATACGCGAGGCGCTGGAGCGCGGCTGACGGCGTCCGGCGCAGCAAGCAGTTTTGCATCAACCCGCTAACCGCCGGCGCGCGAGGCAACCGGCGGTAGCGGCCTGCGGCTATTCTTGTCGCTCTCCAGGGTCGCGGCGGCCTTGTTGAGCAGATCGCGCAATTGCCGGCCGTCGGCCGGAAATACCGCCACACCGACGCCCACGGTCAGGCGGTGCAGTTTTCCGCCGAACTCCAGCGTGGTCGTCGCGACGTTGTGCCGGACGCGGTTCGCAACCACCCGGGCAACCGCAGCGCCGGCGCCCGACAGGTACATCACGAACTCATCGCCGCCGTAGCGCGCCACCAGGTCTACCGACCGGCAGCTTCGCTGCAGAGCCTGTGCCAGTGCCTTCAGCGCCCGGTTGCCGGCCTCGTGGCCGTACCGCTCGTTGGCGGATTTCAGGCCCTCGACATCGACCAGCAGCAGGGCGAGCGCCGTGCCCCGCTGATCGGCGCTGCGCAGCTCCTCTTCGACGAGTTTCGTGAATGCTTCCAGGTTGAGGACACCCGTCAGGTCGTCACGCTCGGCCATCGATCGCAGCTGCTCCTGAATCTCATCCGCGTGCTCGACCAGCGTGGCCGCCAGGAACGCCACCAGCATCAACGGCAGGAGCTCCACGAACAGCGCAAGCCCGTAGGCGGGCGTCAGCGCTGCCTGCGCTCCGCCGAAGTAGTCGAGCGCGAGACGGCATGCCACCACCACCGCCAGCACCAGGGCGCTCGCGGTGCCGCCCATCGTCAGCGCAACGGTGATCACGGGGAGGACATAAAAACCGGCGATCGACCCGCGCGCACCCTCTGCCGAGGCGAGAATGGCGGTGATGACCAGCACCATCACGCAGGCTCCGGCAAACCGCGCCCGGCGTGGAGACGCAGTGCCAACGGCTGCAAAGCGCAGCGCGCCCGACACGACGGCGAAGACCGCAATGGCCGCAAGATACAGCCCGCGATGCGATACCGCCTGTGGCATGACGACGACATACAACAGCGCCAGCGCGACCAGCAGCCCGTCGATGCGCGCGAGGCTGCGCTGCACACGGCGAAAAGCTGCGCCGTCTCCGGCATCCGTTTCGATGGCGCTGCGCACGATCATTCGCACCCGATCATCCGGCCCGGCGGGGCGCTCCAAAGCGCGGCCCACGGGTTTTGACATATTGCGGATGGTGCCGAAGCCGCGACGAACGAACCGCGACCGGCTTGGCAGTTCGGCCAATGGCCGTTATTCGGCGCTGTTCCGGGCGGTCGACCCGCTGCCGGCCTTGAGCTCTGCCAGGGCGCGGCTGACCGCCACATCGCCTGGTGCCCCAAAGCCCGCGCCGTCGTTCGTTTCGGCCCCTGGCGGCTCGGACTCCAGGAGGATGTCCGGGACGATGCCGGCACCATTGATGGAGTGCCCGGAAGGCGTGTAGTAACGCGAAGTCGTCAGCTTGATGGCGCGCCCGTCGGACAGGGGCATGACCGTCTGCACGGAACCCTTGCCGAAGGTCTGGCTGCCCATGATGGTGGCCCGATGGTTGTCCTGCAGTGCGCCGGCCACGATCTCGGATGCGGAAGCCGAGCCGCCGTTCACCAGCACGACGATTGGCGCGCCGGCCATCAGGTCACCGGCCTGTGCCTCGTGGCGGAAGTTCGAATCGCTGCCCCGGCCGCTCGCACTGACGATGAGCCCCGCGGGCAGAAAGTCGTCACTCACCTCCACCGCCGCCTCGAGGACCCCGCCGGGATTGTTGCGTAAATCCAGGACCAGGCCGCGCAACTCCGCGCCTCCGGGCCGCTCGCGCATGTCGGCAAGCGCCTGGCGCAGATCGCTGCCGGTCGTGTCGCTGAACTGGCTGATGCGGACATAGGCATAGCCGGGCTCGAGCAGGTCCGCGCGAACGCTGTGCACCTGCACATGGTTGCGTACCAGGTCGAAGCTCAGCGTCTTCGCCTCGCCGGGCCTCGATACGGTGACGTTGACCGGCGTGCCCGGCGGTCCGCGCAGCCGGCCGACCGCGAAATTGATGTTGTCCTCGGTGATCAGCAGGCCGTCTATGCTCACGATGACGTCCCCGCTGCGGATCCCGGCTTTTTCCGCCGCAGCACCCTCGATCGGCGCGACGACGAGCACCTGGCCGTTGCGCAGGTTCACCTCGAGCCCCACGCCGGAGTAATTGCCGGCTGTGCTGATGCGGACCTCCTCGTACTCGTCCGCATCGAGCAACTGCGAATGCGGATCGAGGGTGGTGATCATGCCGCGCACGGCGCTTTCCAGCAGCTGGTGGTCGTCGACGGGTTCGACATACTCCTGCTTGACGCGCTCGAGCACCTCTGTGAGCAGGCGCACGTCGTCCCATGGCAGGCTGTCGCTCGCGGTGCTGCGACCCGCAAGCACAGGCCCTGCAACGGACACGACGACGCCGATGGCAGCGCCACACAGCGCCAGCCAGGGTGCATTTCGTGGGAAGCGGGCCATCAGGCGGGACAGCCGATCAGATCCATGGCCCGGAGAGTAGCACACGGCGGTTGCCGCACTTTGTGACCGATCAGCGCACCCAGCCTTTGGGGTCCACCGGTTTGCCATTGCGCCGCAGTTCGAAATACAGGCCCGGGTTGCCCTGGCCACCGCTGTCGCCGACGCGGGACAGCACTTCACCCTGCCGGACCTGGTCACCCGCCTTGCGCAGCAGATCCTGGTTGTGTCCGTACAGGCTCATGTAGCCGTTGCCGTGATCGAGAACCATGAGGAGGCCCATGCCGGGCAGCCAGTCGGCGTAGGCGACCCGGCCGGCCCGCACCGCGCGCACTTCGGTGCCCGCCGGCGCGGCAAGCACCAGCCCGTCCCAGCGCAGCAAACCATCGGCGCGCGGCTGGCCATAGCGCACCACCATGCGCCCTCGCAGCGGCAGGTCCTTCACCTGTAACGGCGGCGGTGTCGCCGGGGATTTGTCGGCGGGTGGCGGGCGCACGCGGTTCGCGCGCGCGAGGCGCTCCACCAGTTCCTGCAACGACCGCGCCTCGCGACGCAGCCGCTCGAGCTTCTGGCGGCGTGAGCCGAGATCCCGTTCCATGGTCTGCAAGGCACTCGCCCGCACCGCGCGCGCGGCCGAGACTTCCTTCACCCGCGCTTCCTGACGCTGGCCGAGACCTGCCAGTTCCGCGAGTTCGCGCTGCAGCGCCGTAGCCGCCTTCTCGAGCGCCGCCATCTCCTGCTGCATCTCGCCGAGCAACCGGGCGCGCTCGCCAGTAACGTAGCGGTAATAGGTGACGCGCCGGGCCAGCGCCGCAGGATCGCGCTCGGTCAGCG
This genomic interval from Gammaproteobacteria bacterium contains the following:
- the tatA gene encoding Sec-independent protein translocase subunit TatA gives rise to the protein MGSLSIWHWLIVLLIAVVIFGTKRLGSIGTDLGTAVKGFRKAMADADAEDDEAPQKKLKKQADSTFDENQKEAAGKKSG
- a CDS encoding peptidoglycan DD-metalloendopeptidase family protein; its protein translation is MRLRFTRWGTPVAAVAMTLAALGADAAAKREAETARELGTLQKNITRLEQEIARDAKAKPTAGKALQEAELAEADARRALREIRAKQAAGRQRERELRADISRSEAGIASHRAALESQLRLAYVAGREEWVRLALTERDPAALARRVTYYRYVTGERARLLGEMQQEMAALEKAATALQRELAELAGLGQRQEARVKEVSAARAVRASALQTMERDLGSRRQKLERLRREARSLQELVERLARANRVRPPPADKSPATPPPLQVKDLPLRGRMVVRYGQPRADGLLRWDGLVLAAPAGTEVRAVRAGRVAYADWLPGMGLLMVLDHGNGYMSLYGHNQDLLRKAGDQVRQGEVLSRVGDSGGQGNPGLYFELRRNGKPVDPKGWVR
- the tatC gene encoding twin-arginine translocase subunit TatC encodes the protein MANPGDEREEEVLEEAPLLTHLTELRDRLLRAVAAVLVVFAILAPFARRIFSVVAQPLIAQLPEGATMIATQVASPFVTPIKTTFFVALFIAMPVVIYQTWAFVAPGLYRKERRFAVPLLVSSVILFYIGAAFAYFLVFPTVFRFLAATTPEGVTMMTDIASYLDFALLTSFSFGAAFEVPIATVLLIGTGIVSAETLARQRAYVFLGAFIVAAVLTPPDVVSQIMLAVPMYLLFEAGLVLARTLYPATADDSSTGKSAA
- a CDS encoding oligopeptide transporter, OPT family — protein: MELQRELTLRALVLGGVLAVLLGAANAYLGLFAGMTVSACIPSAVISMGVLRLLGHGGIRENTMVMTQASAGEAIAAAAIFTLPAMVLLGVWERFPYLWVTAIALIGGMLGVLLTIPLRRALIVEQRLKFPEGTAVAEVLRAGERAGGALRALVASGLLGAAIKFCETGLRLWPGTAQVAGFIGNGLVYAGANLSPALLGIGYIVGLNVAILVFLGSMLSWNIAIPIYAAWFAPGDPALAPALAAGIPAADLAYEIWSRKIRYLGVGAMLVGGLWALVAIRHSLASGVQSGLRQFRRSNQGETALAERDLPMPWVLAGIIACVFPIFGLYQQIVTSFGIAAAMAVTMLVASFLFSSVAAYMAGLVGSSNNPISGVTMATMLLSSLLLLALLGNDTRGPAAAIMIGAVVCCAASLGGDLLQDLKTGELVGATPWKQQLALAGGVLVSVFVMAPVLNLLLGAYGIGVPTPEHPNPLVAPQATLMASVAQGVFGGGLPWVMVGTGAAIGVAIVIADEWLRRRGASFRAPVLAVAVGIYLPLEVNTPIFVGGLIAWAVQRQTGREDSGAGSGTLFAAGLITGEALVGILLAIPIVLTGSTEVFAVPAAFRPGALAGLAAVLLTAELLYRIARR
- a CDS encoding DUF1330 domain-containing protein translates to MPAYIVSLCEFTNMTPALKEYAQKSADLLHKHGGKYIVRSKPVEVMEGDKMPGKSMIIVEFPTMEQLLAYLKGDEYQKGTKHLRQGTGIYDIAIYESPPPHMQ
- a CDS encoding PaaI family thioesterase translates to MTDLAVDANQCFVCGPGNPLGLRLRFRMEEEVCRTEFTPGPFHCGYERLVHGGIIFSALDDVMANWLFLQGMRGHTARCEVRYREPLELGQSLRLEGRLLKRKGPLAMLSGKAVRTDDHALVAEAEGTFMIVGRIGAG
- a CDS encoding S41 family peptidase, producing MARFPRNAPWLALCGAAIGVVVSVAGPVLAGRSTASDSLPWDDVRLLTEVLERVKQEYVEPVDDHQLLESAVRGMITTLDPHSQLLDADEYEEVRISTAGNYSGVGLEVNLRNGQVLVVAPIEGAAAEKAGIRSGDVIVSIDGLLITEDNINFAVGRLRGPPGTPVNVTVSRPGEAKTLSFDLVRNHVQVHSVRADLLEPGYAYVRISQFSDTTGSDLRQALADMRERPGGAELRGLVLDLRNNPGGVLEAAVEVSDDFLPAGLIVSASGRGSDSNFRHEAQAGDLMAGAPIVVLVNGGSASASEIVAGALQDNHRATIMGSQTFGKGSVQTVMPLSDGRAIKLTTSRYYTPSGHSINGAGIVPDILLESEPPGAETNDGAGFGAPGDVAVSRALAELKAGSGSTARNSAE
- the dtd gene encoding D-aminoacyl-tRNA deacylase — translated: MIGLLQRVSSASVTVAGETIAVIGGGLLVLVAVEKGDAAAQAQRLAERLLAYRVFEDEGGRMNRDVREAQGSVLLVPQFTLAATTDRGNRPSFSAAAEPAAGRELFELLVREMATRFPRVSMGRFGANMAVSLVNDGPVTFWLRVAPEAAQA
- the tatB gene encoding Sec-independent protein translocase protein TatB; this translates as MFDVGFWELVVIFVIGLLVLGPERLPRVATQIGQWAGKARRMARMLGNQLQDEMNAVDPRRIMDPPPAPRPTATSAWSRPGVDDLKADAPTVDEHPGDAGEPRSEAPTGNSQP
- a CDS encoding HIT family protein, which translates into the protein MAYDPDNIFAKILRGEIPAFRVYEDEHTLAIMDVMPQADGHTLVLPKSPAENLFDLDPGAAAAVIRTGQKIARAVRAAFAADGVTLMQFNGAAAGQTVFHFHLHVLPRHAERPLRSHGRRMADAATLEEHARRIREALERG
- a CDS encoding diguanylate cyclase, which translates into the protein MIVRSAIETDAGDGAAFRRVQRSLARIDGLLVALALLYVVVMPQAVSHRGLYLAAIAVFAVVSGALRFAAVGTASPRRARFAGACVMVLVITAILASAEGARGSIAGFYVLPVITVALTMGGTASALVLAVVVACRLALDYFGGAQAALTPAYGLALFVELLPLMLVAFLAATLVEHADEIQEQLRSMAERDDLTGVLNLEAFTKLVEEELRSADQRGTALALLLVDVEGLKSANERYGHEAGNRALKALAQALQRSCRSVDLVARYGGDEFVMYLSGAGAAVARVVANRVRHNVATTTLEFGGKLHRLTVGVGVAVFPADGRQLRDLLNKAAATLESDKNSRRPLPPVASRAGG